From the genome of Leptospira koniambonensis:
TAATTTCCAATTGTTTGAGGATAATATGCGGAACCCTTTGATCGAATAGAACTTCCGGAAGAAACACTTGTGTAATTCATCCGATTCGATCCGTTAGTACCTGGTGGATAAAGAGAAACATTGCTGAGCATATCTCCAGTTGAGATGCCTATTATAAAATCTTTATACGTCGATTCTACATTCAATTTAAAGAGTTTTTCATCTGATGAAGAAGTTATCGTTGCGTTCAAAACGGAGCCATTCATTACCAATGTGGAAGCAGTTGCATGAGTAATTACACTTTCTAATGGTTTCGACTTGGCTACTGTTTGGCCATTCCCAAACATCCTAAGGGAAAAGTTATAATTTCCGTAAGGCCAAGAAGTAGAATTAAAGTAGCTCGTAAAATTTCCTAGATCTTGTATTAACCATGGATCGTTAGATGTATCCAATATCGATTCGCAATATTCCATGCAATTATTAAGATCAGTAAGATAAAATTCAATTGGCCCCATCCATTCTCCGCTGCCTACCCGAGTAATCTTATAATTAACTGTAATTAAATCTCCAGGCTTATAATTTTCAGGACTGATAGAAAGAATTTCGATCTTTGGAGCTTCTGCCGGGATTATTTCGTCTTGGTCACCACCTAGAGAGACTCCAGAGATAGCAGCAAGTGTAGTAAGCTGCTTCTGTTGAGGATCGCCGGAAGATTGGAAGCAGGATGTGAATATTACAAAAAAGAATGTAAAAGAGATTAGAAGATGATACATTATCCGAAATTCCGACAAGCCTTCTTTTTAATAGCTAATAATATAGAATTTTTAGGGTATTATACGGACAACAAAATTAAAATTTGAAAGGATCGCAATATAGCCCAAATAGGCTATGACCTTTTTTTCTTGATCTTCTTCTCTTTACAATGAGAATCGTTCTCCTTGTTTCTTTTAGGACAAGAATGGTGAGTTTGATCATAGATGGATTTTGAAACTAGGGGAATTGTATATCTATGGAATGGTCGTGTGATGTTTGCAACAAATTCAATGCAGACAGATTTCCATACTCATTATGCAGCCACTTTGGCTATCTCTTTAAAAGATAATATCCATATAGAAACTGAAAAAGGAAAAGAAGAATATCGTGTGGCCTTGGTCGGGCCAAATACATATCATAAAACTGTTTCTCCCGGAGTAGAGATGATTGCTTTGCTCATAGATCCGGAAACCTACGAATATTCATCCATCTCAGAGTTCGCAAAAGTAGGAGAAGTGAAGAAGTTAGATATTTCTCCTTTCTTACCTCTGGTCGAAAAGTTATGGGAATTATATTACGGAAAATTAAACGATGAAGAAGCCTGGGAATTACATTTAGATCTACTTAGGTCTATTTATCCTTTTCAAAAATTGGAAAAGGTAATGGATGAAAGGATCATTCAGATCGCTAATATGATCCGTAAGGAAATGCCTGATAGTATTCGAATGAAGGAGATCGGTAAAAATTTTTCTGTATCAGAAGACAGGCTTATTCGTCTTTTCAAAGAAAATCTTGGGATACCAATGCGTAGATATTTATTATGGGTCCGTATCTTAGAAGCAGCAAAACTTTTGAAAGAAGGAAAGAGCCTTACAGAAGCGGCACATTCTGCAGGTTTCTCCGACTCAGCTCATTTTACTAGAACCTTTAAGGAGAATTTTGGATTTGTTCCTTCTCTATTTTTCGGGCATCTAAAAGCGATTGAAGTTCGGTTTTGTGAATCAGGTGATTTGATCTAATAAAAATCCTACTAATACCGGAATCATTCAAGCAGAAGTTTCCACTCTCTGTTACTCTTCTTTCTATCCGAGCTTAGAGAAACTATATGCCATTAGAAAGAAAAAGAGGATTATTATCCAAACTTTCCTCCAAAATTTCCAGATACACTTCCAAATCTATCCACATTCCTACCCAAGAAGAAAAGGAAGGATTTTTAAAAGCACAAAGATTGGCCTACCAATGTGTTACCGAGACAGAAAAGGAAATACAAGAAGGTTGGACCGAAAAACAAGCAGTGAAACGAATGGAAACATTCTTAAAAGATCATGGAGTCAAAGTGTTCCTACATCGTCCTTTTGCATGGTTTGGAGAACACGCAAGATTTGATGGTTACAAAAGATTCACTCAATTTCATCCGAGCAAAAGAAGATTACAAGCAAACGAATCTTTCATCTTAGATGTGTCTCCCGTTGTGGATGGTTATATTGGTGATATAGGATATTCTTCTTCCTTGAATAAAAATCCTGAATTGGATAATGGAATGAGATATCTATTAAAACTTAGATCAGAACTTCCTAAACTATTTTCTTCTTCTATGAGTTCTTCTGAAATTTGGCATAAGATAGATCAGGACTCAAAACAAAATGGATTTGATAATGTCCATGCGTTGTATCCATTTGCAGTGCTTGGGCATAGAGTGTATAAAGTTCATTTACCTAATATTTCTTTTCCAATATTGCCTGTTAGTTTTGCAAGTTGGTTCAGTCTGCAAGGATCTTTTGAGTTTTTAAGCCATAAGGTGCTACCAGAACTTCTGACTCCGGATCATGAGGGAGATAGGACTGGTCTTTGGGCGATAGAACCCCATTTAGGAAGAGGAAAAACTGGTTTTAAATTCGAAGAGATCCTTGTAGTAGAAAAGGATAAGGCGTATTGGTTGGACGAAGAAGTTCCTCATGTAAAAAAATACAGTAAATTATTGGAAGCAGTATGAAGTTTAATCATAAAATCATAATATTCATAATTATCTCCATCACTATCTCGTGCGGGCCATCCCAAATTAAAATAGGGGAGCCTTATAAATTAGGAGAAGTACCTGCTTCCATTTTAGAAGTCCAGGACAAGCAGGATCCATTTACAACTAACCTAAAAGTGGAGATGACTGATTTACCTGGTCATGATGATCTAATATTTGATCCTTCTAAAGGATTTGGATATGCTTCCGGAATGGATGGTTGGATCTGGAGACTAAATTTTAAAACTGGAAAAGCAGAGCAATGGGTAAAGCCACCAGTTAATCCTGCCGGAATGCAATATTCGAGTAAGGCTAAGAATAAAATTTTAGTGTGTGCTTCCAGACTCGGGGGAGAAATCTACGAGGAAAAAAATAGAGTAGGACTTTACGAAGTAGATATTGAAACTAAAAAGGTAGATCCAATCATTTTAGATCTTCCTAAATTAAAAAAAGAAGAATTGGAAAAAGTATATTCTTTTTCTGAGATGCATGGTGTAAGTCTTCAAGATCTAAACTCTTCTAATTCGAGACCATTTTCTTTATGTAATGATCTGGCAGCATCCGAAGATGGAAATCGTATCTATATAACGGAACCTTTCGAAAGGGTTGATGCGGCTATGGGCAGTGGTGCAGTGCCTGAAGCAATTGGTCTTTATCCTCATGGAAAACTTTGGATGTTGGATCGACACAAGAATACTATCTCACTTGTGTTAACTGGTTTTACATTTGTGGATGGGATACTTCTAGAAAAAAGCCCAGATGGAAAAGAAGAGTCGGTTGTATTTACTGAAACCACTAAGTTTAGGATCATTAGAGCCTTTTTATCTGGAAAAGATCAAGGAAGTTCAGAAGTGCTATTTGAAAATCTGCCCGGTCTCGCTGATGGACTGGAACGAGATGATAAAGGAAGGATCTGGACTGGAATTATCAAAAAAAGATCTGGGCTTGTCAATTTTATCCATAAGAATCCTTGGCTTAAGAAAGTAATCTTATCGTTGCCTCAAAAGATCCTGCCTATTTCTCATAATACAGGAATACTTGTAATCGATCCGAGTGGCAAGAAACCTCTCTATTATTCGATGCATGATGGTTCTAAGATTAAGGACATCTCTGTTTCAGTTCCGTTCGAAGACAGGGTCTATTTTCCTTCTTTCGACAAAACTTCCAGAGGTTTGTATTCTTTGCCTGTATCTTCTTTGAAAATTAAAGAATTCTAATGAACTTCCACTGCAAGTAGAGTAACATCATCCTGGAATCCTCTCGGGCCTACAAAAATTTGTAGTTCCGAGATCAAATCTTCTGCCACTTCCTGGATGCCTGTGTTCCTGCTCAAAATAGATAGAACCCGATTCTCTCCAAATTCCTTTTTCTCTTGGTCGAATTCTTCAAAAATACCATCCGAAAAGAAAAAGATCCTGTTTCCTGGAAGAAGAGGTACGGTCACATTTTTATAAGTAGCTTCCTTTTTAAGGCCTATAATTGGCCCTCTTGAATACAGATAATCTGCGCCTTCTTGTTTTTGTTTCAAAACTTGAGGAGGATGTCCCGCAGAAGAATAATACAGAACATTATTATTCAAATCTATATCAGCTAAAACCGCAGAGAATATGATATTAATACTTCTGTATTTCTGACAACAAGCTGCATTTAATAATTCTAATATTCGAGAAGGTTGGTCTTTGACGAACTTAATACTCTCAAATTCTGCCTTAATAGTCATTGTAAGAAGTGCCGCTTGTACACCATGTCCTGTCGCGTCCACTAAGAACAAACGGAAATAACCGGGTTCCAGTTCGAAAATATCATAGTAATCTCCTCCTATTTCTGACATAGGAAGATAGTATGGATGAATGGAAACGTTCTTACCATTTAGATTGAGAGTAGGTAAGGTTTTCTGCTGTAACTTTTTAGCGAGAGAAAGATCTCCTTTTAAAAGTTTCAAAGACTCATTTAGATTTTCCGTTCTTTCAACTACGATCTGTTCCAGATTTACATTTAGTTTTTTAAGTTCTACTCCCAGATCTTCCGCAAGCACAAATCCTTTGGAGAATCTATAGGCAAGTAATACACATTGAGAAAGAACAAGAGCTAAGACTCCATAATGGACCATATAGAAAGAATCTATAAACTTATTTAAATATAGAACATCATTTGCTACTGTGATCAGATTTACTACGAGGCTGAAAAAACAGATTCTGGCTCCTTCTACCCCTTTTATTGACATGAATGCTAATCTGAAAAATAAATAGGTCAAAATCCCAAGCATCATTACTTCTAAAGAATTAATGAAGATGGACATAGTGTATAATTTTGTAGGGAAGAAAGCGGCGGAGAAAACTAAAAGAAGACTTAAATAAAATATAATATTAAATACTTTATCCTTTCTGAATTGCTCCTTAAATATGGATTGTACATATAAAATTGTACCTGGCAGAAGTAAAAATAAGAATAGTATCTCTCCTCTTACTGAAAACTCATAGTTTCTGAAAATTGGGAATACATTATAAAAGATCCTTTCTCCATAAAAAGAAACTCTAAAAGCGATACACAAGCAGAGTAATGCAAAAAATAAGGCGGAAGGGTCCCTTCTTCTCATCAGATAAAAAGTAAAATGATATAATGACATCACAAACAAGGTCCCGAATGTGATAGAATCCAACATGGTGGCTCTTAGAGAAACTTGTTGTATATCGGTTATACTACCTAACTGGATTGGATTCCAGATCCCGGAGCCGTTCGAATATTTGAAATTCGAAACATGTATCACGATTTCCAACTCTGGTTTGTCTGATATAAAACTAAAGACCCCTGGTTTATAACCGGGAGAATATTCAGATTCTTCTTTCCCTACATTCCCTCCTTTCGAGATCTCTTTTCCATTCACAAATAAAACATAAGAGGAACTAATAGAAGAGATCTTAAGGCTGAGCTGAGTATTTGCTTCGGGTAATAATACTTTCGCCCTATAACTCGCAAAACCATAGCTCGGGTATTTATGAGTGACGTTACGTCCTTTGTCCCATTTTGCAGGCACTTTTAGATAAGAGATTGAGGATGATGGTTCTTTAGGTTTGGAATTGGGAAGAAGCTCATTCCAATAAAATTCCCATTCTCCATCTAGACTTATATTGCCATCTGTTTGGAAATTCCATTGCCTGAGGTCGAGGATGCCTTGTATGACTTTTGGGTTTTCTTTTCCTGGTTGGCAGCCTAAAAAAAAGAAGAATAGTATAGATCCTAAGAACCAATGCGGTATTCTATTCTTGCCCAAAATCCGGATCTTCCTGCTGAGAAATTTCAATAGGCTTATGTTCTGTGCAGATTTCTGATAGCTAAAAATACTCAGATCGGATTTTTTTTAGGAACGGAAACTCGGGTTAAACGACTCGTTTTTTCGTCGAATGCCAAATGCGATCCAGTATCTTAATTATAGAAGACAGGGAAGAAGAATATATATGGATCCGAACTCTACTCGGAGGTATCGAATCCTTTACTCCTAACTGTACCAGAGCTTTGGATTTTCAAGATGCCTTGGATAAGACCAAGACTGAATTTTTTGACGTTATATTATTCCAATTCAATTCCCAAAATAGTTTAGAAGTACTATCGAAGTCTCAGACTCTTCTTCCTTTAATTGCAATTGCAGAAAATCCAGAAAGCAAAGAAGTCCTTAAACATTCTAAGATCCATTTTGCAGATCTTTTGATTAAAGAAAATGTAAACGCTGATCTTTTGGATCGTTCCATAAGACTCGTATTACAAGCTAAGACAACAGAAGAAAATCTAAATCTTCTTAAGATAGGTATTGAGAGATCCAAAGATATTTTCCTGATCACAGAGGCTTCTCCTATAGATGATCCTGGACCAAAGATTGTATATGTAAACGGTGCATTTGAAAGGTTAACAGGTTATAAAAGAGAAGAAGTTTTAGGAAAAACTCCAAGGATTTTACAAGGCCCTAAAACAGATAGGGCAGTGTTAGATAGGATCCGAAAAGCAATCTCGAAAGCTAAACCTTGTTTTGAAGAGATCATCAATTACGATAAAGATGGAAACGAATATTGGATTGAGATGGATATCTTTCCAATCGTAAATGAGCAAGGCATCGTCACTCACTTGATGGGGATAGAAAGAGATATTACGGAAAGACGAAATACTGAAGAGAGAATTAGACATTCCCAAAAAATGGAAGCAGTGGGTCAACTCGCAGGAGGAATGGCTCATGACTTTAATAATTTATTAAATGTAATATTAGCAAATCTAGATCTTCTTGAAATGAAGTTGAAAGATTCTGAAGATCTGATGAAAAGGGTCCGCTCTGCGCAAGATGCAATTCAAAGAGGGGTTGAGATCAATAAAAGGCTTCTTGCCTTTTCCAGAAAGCAGGCCTTAAATCCTGAGTCATGTGACGTAAACCGGGTATTAAAGGATTTCATTCCTATTCTGGATCGGATCAGGACTGAAAAAATAGAAATAGAATACGAGCTCTCTGATGAGATATCGGTTTGCGACATAGAAAAGACCGGACTAGAGAATGCTATACTCAATCTTGCTTTAAATGCAAGGGATGCTATGCCCGAAGGCGGTAAAATATTTATTTCTACCGGTTTTGTGCATAACGGAGATACAAAAGGGCCTAAAATTTCGGGTTTAGAAGCAAAGGATTATTTTTTAGTCACGGTTACCGACACAGGGACAGGTATGGACGATGCCACTAAGGCTCGTATTTTTGATCCTTTTTTTTCGACCAAGGGTGGAGGAAAAGGAACCGGTTTGGGATTGACCATGGTTTACGGTTTTGTAAAACAATCGAACGGTTTTTTAAAAGTTATTACTGCGCCTGAATATGGTTCCAGTTTTCTAATATTCTTGCCGGCGCATGAGCAGGACAGAAGTGAACAGGTTCTCTCTACCAAAAAGAAAACTTTGGTAATGGAAGAAAATCGAGAAACTGCTGAATTAGCTTGTGTATACTTAAGGGAACTGGGTTACGAACCTCATGTGAGTTCGGATATGAAACGATTAGCAAAATTTTTCTCAGGCGATCCGGAGATCTCTTTCGTATTGTTGGACCTCCAACTAGCGGATTCTAAAGGGATAGATCTGAAAAAAGAACTGGAAAGATTTGGTTCCGGGAAAATAATCGCTACTTCTTCGGGCCGAGGTGAAAGTTTAGAACTTCCTAATACTGTTCCATTGGTCCGGAAACCATATACCAAGACATCATTGAAAGAAGCGGTTCGTAATATCGGAGAAACTCTTCCATGACGGATTCAAGAAATTCTAAAAAACTTCTGATCCTTGACGATGAAGAAGAGATCGCAAAGATCTTGGGAGAGATCGCAGTTGATTGTGGTTTCGAGGTTTCATTATCTCATACTGCTCCCGATTTTTTAGACAAAGTGGACCCAAGTTTTGATTGTGTGATCTTAGATCTCATGATCCCAGGTATGGATGGAGTGGACGTGATCCGCTTCTTGTCCGAGAAGGATGTTCATCCTGATGTAATATTGATCTCAGGAGCAGACAGAAGGACTCTTCATAGCGCGGAAACATTGGCCGGAGAATATGGATTGCATATTGCTGCGGTCATGGAAAAACCAATTCGAGTTTCTGATATCAGAAATACATTATCTGCGATCGCCGAAAAAGAATCAGATATTTCTTCTCGTACCAAATCAGGTGGAAAAGGAAATTTAGGTCCAACATTCGAAAAGGAAGAAGTTTTAGACGCAGTACGTTCCGATCAGTTCGTATTATTTTATCAGCCTAAGTTTGATCTAAAAACAGGCAGGGTAGAAGGTTTCGAGGCTTTAGTGAGATGGAACCATCCTAAACTAGGATTGGTATTTCCTGATTCGTTTCTACCTTTAATGGAGAAAGAAACGACCATCTTAAATCTAATGACTGAGAAAATTATAGATATAGCATTGGATGAGACAAGGATTTGGCATACAAATGGCCGTAAGCTACGTGTGGCGGTTAACGTGTCTCCTGTAACTTTGACAGAATTAGACTTTCCCGAAAGGATACTTGCTAAAATTAAAAATAAAGGAATTCCACAAAGCCAATTTCAAATGGAAATCACTGAGACTGGCTTTTTAGAGAACATTCGTTTTACTCAGGATATTTTAACTAGGCTCAGGATACGAGGAATAGGCCTATCTATTGATGATTTTGGCACAGGCTATTCTTCATTGAAACAATTGCATAGATTTCCTTTTACTGAAATGAAAATAGACAAGTCATTTGTTATGGATTCCCCAAGGGATAGAGAATCCTTGTTTATTTGTCAGGCATCTGTTGATTTAGGGCATAAGTTAGGAATGAATGTTGTCGCAGAAGGGATCGAGACGGCAGAAGTAGAAAGATTAATGAAAGAAGCAGGTTGCGATGTGGGGCAGGGTTATTATTATTCTAAACCTGTTCATCCCGAAAAAATCCCAGAAATTCTTTCCAAATTCGGTTAACAATAATACCCTAGGCAGAATGTCCTCGGGAAAGAGTAACAAACTATCGGAACAACAGGTTCCAGGCAAAATTCCCGAAACAAACCAAGAATCAAGTTTGGTATTCGATCATCCTGATGCATTTATATTTGCGGACCTAGAATGGAACCTAACGTACGTAAATGAAAAGGCAGAAGAGGTCTTACGTAGACCTAAAGAAAGCCTGATCGGCAAAAATATACTTACAGATTTTCCAAGAACATTCGGAACAGACTTCGAGATCCAATACAAAAAGGCAAAAGAAACGGGCGAGCCTTGCATATTCGAAACATTTTTCGAACCATTTAATTCATGGATAGAGGCTAGGATCTATCCTCGCCCAGATGGATTTTTAGTTTATTATCAGGACATTACCCAAAGGAAGAAGAAAGAAATTTCCTGGGCAATAGGAGAAAGTCTACTCTGGGACATCTCCACTTCAGATACTCTAAGTTCTGCATTTGAAAAAGTGCTCAAAACATTAGTTAAAAATACTGCATGGACCTATGGACAGATCTGGAGATCCAAAAACAATACTGTTTATATAAATGAAGAGGATCCGTATGTTTATGACTCAGATCTACAACTTCTATTCCGAAAAGAATCCATAAATAAATTTTTCAGTACCAAAGAAGGAATACTGAAGAAGGTAAGTGAATCGGGAGAATTACATTTTATACCGGACCTAGTAACTGATACGGAACTAAAAAGAAAAGATGCAGCTATCGCGGCAGGCTTCCGTTCTTGGATAGGAATACCTATACTTTCTCACGGAAGATTTTATGAGATAGAACTTCTTTCCGAAAGAGTTTTGAATCCAGAAGAAGCTTATTTGGATCTATTAGGGGTTGTTTCTAAAAGATTTGCAGAAATTGTAAGTAGAAGGGTAGCGGACGAAGAAAGAAAAGCACTGATAGAACTTTCTTCTGAGATTATTCTTAATGTAGATTCTAATTGTGTGATCCGAAGAGCAAATTCTGCTTTCCATAGAATTTTAGGTTATGAAAGAAAATATATCAAAAACAAAAGTTTGTTGGAATTCCTACATCCGGACGATGCAGAACTTACTAAACAAAAAATTTGCTCGGCCTCTAAAGAAGGATTCGAAAATCGTTATATAACTAAAGATGGAAAAGTTCGCCATATGAGCTGGAATACTGTCCGCCTTCCTGATTCTGAGACTATCTTCTGCATAGGAAGAGATATCACGGAAGAGAAAGAATGGAACGACTCTCTAAGACAACTCCAGAAGATGGATGCGGTAGGCCAACTCGCAGGAGGAATGGCCCATGATTTTAATAATCTTTTAAATATCATTTTGGCAAATTTGGATCTTTTAGAATTAAACCTAAGAGAAACGCCTGAACTTCTAAAAAGAGTATTCTCTGCGCAAGATGCGGTCAGAAGAGGTGCCGAGCTTAACAGAAGGTTACTCGCATTCTCTCGAAAACAAGCGTTAAATCCGGAGCAAGCAGATGTAAGTCATGTGATCTCTGATTTTGCAGATATACTTACAAGGATCCGGAACGATATAGTCAGTATAGAATTCTGTTTCGAAGAATTTCC
Proteins encoded in this window:
- a CDS encoding helix-turn-helix transcriptional regulator; protein product: MFATNSMQTDFHTHYAATLAISLKDNIHIETEKGKEEYRVALVGPNTYHKTVSPGVEMIALLIDPETYEYSSISEFAKVGEVKKLDISPFLPLVEKLWELYYGKLNDEEAWELHLDLLRSIYPFQKLEKVMDERIIQIANMIRKEMPDSIRMKEIGKNFSVSEDRLIRLFKENLGIPMRRYLLWVRILEAAKLLKEGKSLTEAAHSAGFSDSAHFTRTFKENFGFVPSLFFGHLKAIEVRFCESGDLI
- a CDS encoding M24 family metallopeptidase is translated as MPLERKRGLLSKLSSKISRYTSKSIHIPTQEEKEGFLKAQRLAYQCVTETEKEIQEGWTEKQAVKRMETFLKDHGVKVFLHRPFAWFGEHARFDGYKRFTQFHPSKRRLQANESFILDVSPVVDGYIGDIGYSSSLNKNPELDNGMRYLLKLRSELPKLFSSSMSSSEIWHKIDQDSKQNGFDNVHALYPFAVLGHRVYKVHLPNISFPILPVSFASWFSLQGSFEFLSHKVLPELLTPDHEGDRTGLWAIEPHLGRGKTGFKFEEILVVEKDKAYWLDEEVPHVKKYSKLLEAV
- a CDS encoding SMP-30/gluconolactonase/LRE family protein, whose product is MKFNHKIIIFIIISITISCGPSQIKIGEPYKLGEVPASILEVQDKQDPFTTNLKVEMTDLPGHDDLIFDPSKGFGYASGMDGWIWRLNFKTGKAEQWVKPPVNPAGMQYSSKAKNKILVCASRLGGEIYEEKNRVGLYEVDIETKKVDPIILDLPKLKKEELEKVYSFSEMHGVSLQDLNSSNSRPFSLCNDLAASEDGNRIYITEPFERVDAAMGSGAVPEAIGLYPHGKLWMLDRHKNTISLVLTGFTFVDGILLEKSPDGKEESVVFTETTKFRIIRAFLSGKDQGSSEVLFENLPGLADGLERDDKGRIWTGIIKKRSGLVNFIHKNPWLKKVILSLPQKILPISHNTGILVIDPSGKKPLYYSMHDGSKIKDISVSVPFEDRVYFPSFDKTSRGLYSLPVSSLKIKEF
- a CDS encoding PP2C family protein-serine/threonine phosphatase; its protein translation is MGKNRIPHWFLGSILFFFFLGCQPGKENPKVIQGILDLRQWNFQTDGNISLDGEWEFYWNELLPNSKPKEPSSSISYLKVPAKWDKGRNVTHKYPSYGFASYRAKVLLPEANTQLSLKISSISSSYVLFVNGKEISKGGNVGKEESEYSPGYKPGVFSFISDKPELEIVIHVSNFKYSNGSGIWNPIQLGSITDIQQVSLRATMLDSITFGTLFVMSLYHFTFYLMRRRDPSALFFALLCLCIAFRVSFYGERIFYNVFPIFRNYEFSVRGEILFLFLLLPGTILYVQSIFKEQFRKDKVFNIIFYLSLLLVFSAAFFPTKLYTMSIFINSLEVMMLGILTYLFFRLAFMSIKGVEGARICFFSLVVNLITVANDVLYLNKFIDSFYMVHYGVLALVLSQCVLLAYRFSKGFVLAEDLGVELKKLNVNLEQIVVERTENLNESLKLLKGDLSLAKKLQQKTLPTLNLNGKNVSIHPYYLPMSEIGGDYYDIFELEPGYFRLFLVDATGHGVQAALLTMTIKAEFESIKFVKDQPSRILELLNAACCQKYRSINIIFSAVLADIDLNNNVLYYSSAGHPPQVLKQKQEGADYLYSRGPIIGLKKEATYKNVTVPLLPGNRIFFFSDGIFEEFDQEKKEFGENRVLSILSRNTGIQEVAEDLISELQIFVGPRGFQDDVTLLAVEVH
- a CDS encoding PAS domain S-box protein, whose amino-acid sequence is MRSSILIIEDREEEYIWIRTLLGGIESFTPNCTRALDFQDALDKTKTEFFDVILFQFNSQNSLEVLSKSQTLLPLIAIAENPESKEVLKHSKIHFADLLIKENVNADLLDRSIRLVLQAKTTEENLNLLKIGIERSKDIFLITEASPIDDPGPKIVYVNGAFERLTGYKREEVLGKTPRILQGPKTDRAVLDRIRKAISKAKPCFEEIINYDKDGNEYWIEMDIFPIVNEQGIVTHLMGIERDITERRNTEERIRHSQKMEAVGQLAGGMAHDFNNLLNVILANLDLLEMKLKDSEDLMKRVRSAQDAIQRGVEINKRLLAFSRKQALNPESCDVNRVLKDFIPILDRIRTEKIEIEYELSDEISVCDIEKTGLENAILNLALNARDAMPEGGKIFISTGFVHNGDTKGPKISGLEAKDYFLVTVTDTGTGMDDATKARIFDPFFSTKGGGKGTGLGLTMVYGFVKQSNGFLKVITAPEYGSSFLIFLPAHEQDRSEQVLSTKKKTLVMEENRETAELACVYLRELGYEPHVSSDMKRLAKFFSGDPEISFVLLDLQLADSKGIDLKKELERFGSGKIIATSSGRGESLELPNTVPLVRKPYTKTSLKEAVRNIGETLP
- a CDS encoding EAL domain-containing response regulator; translated protein: MTDSRNSKKLLILDDEEEIAKILGEIAVDCGFEVSLSHTAPDFLDKVDPSFDCVILDLMIPGMDGVDVIRFLSEKDVHPDVILISGADRRTLHSAETLAGEYGLHIAAVMEKPIRVSDIRNTLSAIAEKESDISSRTKSGGKGNLGPTFEKEEVLDAVRSDQFVLFYQPKFDLKTGRVEGFEALVRWNHPKLGLVFPDSFLPLMEKETTILNLMTEKIIDIALDETRIWHTNGRKLRVAVNVSPVTLTELDFPERILAKIKNKGIPQSQFQMEITETGFLENIRFTQDILTRLRIRGIGLSIDDFGTGYSSLKQLHRFPFTEMKIDKSFVMDSPRDRESLFICQASVDLGHKLGMNVVAEGIETAEVERLMKEAGCDVGQGYYYSKPVHPEKIPEILSKFG
- a CDS encoding PAS domain S-box protein, with the translated sequence MSSGKSNKLSEQQVPGKIPETNQESSLVFDHPDAFIFADLEWNLTYVNEKAEEVLRRPKESLIGKNILTDFPRTFGTDFEIQYKKAKETGEPCIFETFFEPFNSWIEARIYPRPDGFLVYYQDITQRKKKEISWAIGESLLWDISTSDTLSSAFEKVLKTLVKNTAWTYGQIWRSKNNTVYINEEDPYVYDSDLQLLFRKESINKFFSTKEGILKKVSESGELHFIPDLVTDTELKRKDAAIAAGFRSWIGIPILSHGRFYEIELLSERVLNPEEAYLDLLGVVSKRFAEIVSRRVADEERKALIELSSEIILNVDSNCVIRRANSAFHRILGYERKYIKNKSLLEFLHPDDAELTKQKICSASKEGFENRYITKDGKVRHMSWNTVRLPDSETIFCIGRDITEEKEWNDSLRQLQKMDAVGQLAGGMAHDFNNLLNIILANLDLLELNLRETPELLKRVFSAQDAVRRGAELNRRLLAFSRKQALNPEQADVSHVISDFADILTRIRNDIVSIEFCFEEFPMFCSFEKNGLENALLNLCLNSRDAMPIGGRILVSTGFSPAGKEHRSMIPGFVDMEDACIISIRDEGSGMDAGVLERLFEPFFTTKQSGKGTGLGMPMVYGFVKQSNGMVHVHSEIGKGTCIEIFLPLSRSPEIITENRNEKILVLERNLKGQTYLAALLKRLGFEIFPVYNLQEAKTVLENYPEMYAMFAEEEISTENSGWEKFKNKDRIIVISEWNSNTDFDPSVKVLKRPYTWTKLKKLLG